One segment of Neodiprion fabricii isolate iyNeoFabr1 chromosome 1, iyNeoFabr1.1, whole genome shotgun sequence DNA contains the following:
- the LOC124174329 gene encoding E3 ubiquitin-protein ligase MARCHF5-like isoform X1, translated as MSDTTSQSSSEFGLDSQGRVIRVDPDQSQPILRLPSVEETLQRLGNTFNSGQSTAEHYSETSDSLWRGSSPEDDTSRNTLPNLTDTELSVDVADGSSTPNETSETATALTSEEDRKYCWVCFATDEDDATASWVKPCHCRGTTKWVHQGCIQRWVDVKQKGRAGEDVSCPQCNTEYIIIYPDMGPLVVMLDTMDSVIFRVCPFIAAGIVVGSIYWTAVTYGAVTVMQVVGHKDGLTMMEQADPLVLLVGLPTIPIMLVLGKMLRWEDQALSLLRRHASKVPILRHFLPSSYIEDERLQSSDVPPMSDPVSATRVLCGALLLPTIASICGKIFFESVNSNFQRTLLGGMAFITIKGAFKIYHKQQQYVRQCQRRIMDYTDSNIALYRRHQNGESTIS; from the exons ATGTCTGATACTACCAGTCAATCCTCATCAGAGTTTGGCTTGGACAGCCAAGGCAGAGTGATTAGAGTTGACCCCGATCAAAGTCAGCCGATACTAAGACTTCCCAGTGTTGAGGAAACTTTACAAAGACTTGGAAATACTTTTAATTCTGGTCAATCGACAGCGGAACATTATAGCG AAACATCAGATTCACTATGGAGAGGATCATCTCCCGAAGATGATACATCTAGAAACACATTACCAAATCTCACAGACACTGAACTATCTGTAGATGTTGCCGACGGATCATCAACCCCTAATGAAACATCAGAAACTGCAACAGCATTAACTTCAGAAGAAGA tAGAAAGTATTGTTGGGTTTGCTTTGCAACCGATGAAGATGACGCCACTGCATCATGGGTCAAGCCGTGTCATTGTAGAGGAACAACAAAATGGGTCCATCAAGGCTGTATACAACGCTGGGTTGATGTCAAGCAGAAAGGAAGAGCAGGCGAAGACGTTTCATGTCCGCAATGCAACACAGAGTATATCATCATATATCCAGACATGG GTCCTTTGGTTGTTATGTTGGATACAATGGATAGCGTGATATTCCGCGTTTGTCCATTTATAGCAGCTGGTATAGTTGTCGGCTCAATTTACTGGACTGCTGTTACTTACGGTGCTGTTACTGTGATGCAAGTGGTTGGTCATAAAGATGGATTAACTATGATGGAGCAGGCAGATCCCCTTGTCTTGCTGGTCGGCTTGCCTACAATACCAATTATGCTGGTTCTTGGAAAAATGCTCAGGTGGGAAGATCAGGCTTTGAGTTTATTGAGAAGACACGCTTCCAAAGTGCCAATCCTCAGACACTTTTTGCCAAGCAG CTACATTGAGGATGAAAGACTGCAATCATCCGACGTCCCACCAATGAGTGATCCAGTATCTGCAACTAGAGTATTGTGTGGTGCACTTCTGCTTCCTACGATTGCTAGTATTTGCGGCAAAATCTTTTTTGAAAGCGTAAATTCTAATTTCCAGAGAACCTTGTTG GGCGGAATGGCGTTTATAACAATCAAAGGCGCGTTTAAAATATACCATAAACAACAGCAGTACGTTCGCCAATGTCAGAGACGAATTATGGATTACACGGACAGCAATATTGCATTATATCGAAGACATCAAAATGGCGAAAGTACGATCAGCTAA
- the LOC124174329 gene encoding E3 ubiquitin-protein ligase MARCHF5-like isoform X2 translates to MSDTTSQSSSEFGLDSQGRVIRVDPDQSQPILRLPSVEETLQRLGNTFNSGQSTAEHYSETSDSLWRGSSPEDDTSRNTLPNLTDTELSVDVADGSSTPNETSETATALTSEEEKYCWVCFATDEDDATASWVKPCHCRGTTKWVHQGCIQRWVDVKQKGRAGEDVSCPQCNTEYIIIYPDMGPLVVMLDTMDSVIFRVCPFIAAGIVVGSIYWTAVTYGAVTVMQVVGHKDGLTMMEQADPLVLLVGLPTIPIMLVLGKMLRWEDQALSLLRRHASKVPILRHFLPSSYIEDERLQSSDVPPMSDPVSATRVLCGALLLPTIASICGKIFFESVNSNFQRTLLGGMAFITIKGAFKIYHKQQQYVRQCQRRIMDYTDSNIALYRRHQNGESTIS, encoded by the exons ATGTCTGATACTACCAGTCAATCCTCATCAGAGTTTGGCTTGGACAGCCAAGGCAGAGTGATTAGAGTTGACCCCGATCAAAGTCAGCCGATACTAAGACTTCCCAGTGTTGAGGAAACTTTACAAAGACTTGGAAATACTTTTAATTCTGGTCAATCGACAGCGGAACATTATAGCG AAACATCAGATTCACTATGGAGAGGATCATCTCCCGAAGATGATACATCTAGAAACACATTACCAAATCTCACAGACACTGAACTATCTGTAGATGTTGCCGACGGATCATCAACCCCTAATGAAACATCAGAAACTGCAACAGCATTAACTTCAGAAGAAGA AAAGTATTGTTGGGTTTGCTTTGCAACCGATGAAGATGACGCCACTGCATCATGGGTCAAGCCGTGTCATTGTAGAGGAACAACAAAATGGGTCCATCAAGGCTGTATACAACGCTGGGTTGATGTCAAGCAGAAAGGAAGAGCAGGCGAAGACGTTTCATGTCCGCAATGCAACACAGAGTATATCATCATATATCCAGACATGG GTCCTTTGGTTGTTATGTTGGATACAATGGATAGCGTGATATTCCGCGTTTGTCCATTTATAGCAGCTGGTATAGTTGTCGGCTCAATTTACTGGACTGCTGTTACTTACGGTGCTGTTACTGTGATGCAAGTGGTTGGTCATAAAGATGGATTAACTATGATGGAGCAGGCAGATCCCCTTGTCTTGCTGGTCGGCTTGCCTACAATACCAATTATGCTGGTTCTTGGAAAAATGCTCAGGTGGGAAGATCAGGCTTTGAGTTTATTGAGAAGACACGCTTCCAAAGTGCCAATCCTCAGACACTTTTTGCCAAGCAG CTACATTGAGGATGAAAGACTGCAATCATCCGACGTCCCACCAATGAGTGATCCAGTATCTGCAACTAGAGTATTGTGTGGTGCACTTCTGCTTCCTACGATTGCTAGTATTTGCGGCAAAATCTTTTTTGAAAGCGTAAATTCTAATTTCCAGAGAACCTTGTTG GGCGGAATGGCGTTTATAACAATCAAAGGCGCGTTTAAAATATACCATAAACAACAGCAGTACGTTCGCCAATGTCAGAGACGAATTATGGATTACACGGACAGCAATATTGCATTATATCGAAGACATCAAAATGGCGAAAGTACGATCAGCTAA
- the LOC124174329 gene encoding E3 ubiquitin-protein ligase MARCHF5-like isoform X3 — MSDTTSQSSSEFGLDSQGRVIRVDPDQSQPILRLPSVEETLQRLGNTFNSGQSTAEHYSDVADGSSTPNETSETATALTSEEDRKYCWVCFATDEDDATASWVKPCHCRGTTKWVHQGCIQRWVDVKQKGRAGEDVSCPQCNTEYIIIYPDMGPLVVMLDTMDSVIFRVCPFIAAGIVVGSIYWTAVTYGAVTVMQVVGHKDGLTMMEQADPLVLLVGLPTIPIMLVLGKMLRWEDQALSLLRRHASKVPILRHFLPSSYIEDERLQSSDVPPMSDPVSATRVLCGALLLPTIASICGKIFFESVNSNFQRTLLGGMAFITIKGAFKIYHKQQQYVRQCQRRIMDYTDSNIALYRRHQNGESTIS, encoded by the exons ATGTCTGATACTACCAGTCAATCCTCATCAGAGTTTGGCTTGGACAGCCAAGGCAGAGTGATTAGAGTTGACCCCGATCAAAGTCAGCCGATACTAAGACTTCCCAGTGTTGAGGAAACTTTACAAAGACTTGGAAATACTTTTAATTCTGGTCAATCGACAGCGGAACATTATAGCG ATGTTGCCGACGGATCATCAACCCCTAATGAAACATCAGAAACTGCAACAGCATTAACTTCAGAAGAAGA tAGAAAGTATTGTTGGGTTTGCTTTGCAACCGATGAAGATGACGCCACTGCATCATGGGTCAAGCCGTGTCATTGTAGAGGAACAACAAAATGGGTCCATCAAGGCTGTATACAACGCTGGGTTGATGTCAAGCAGAAAGGAAGAGCAGGCGAAGACGTTTCATGTCCGCAATGCAACACAGAGTATATCATCATATATCCAGACATGG GTCCTTTGGTTGTTATGTTGGATACAATGGATAGCGTGATATTCCGCGTTTGTCCATTTATAGCAGCTGGTATAGTTGTCGGCTCAATTTACTGGACTGCTGTTACTTACGGTGCTGTTACTGTGATGCAAGTGGTTGGTCATAAAGATGGATTAACTATGATGGAGCAGGCAGATCCCCTTGTCTTGCTGGTCGGCTTGCCTACAATACCAATTATGCTGGTTCTTGGAAAAATGCTCAGGTGGGAAGATCAGGCTTTGAGTTTATTGAGAAGACACGCTTCCAAAGTGCCAATCCTCAGACACTTTTTGCCAAGCAG CTACATTGAGGATGAAAGACTGCAATCATCCGACGTCCCACCAATGAGTGATCCAGTATCTGCAACTAGAGTATTGTGTGGTGCACTTCTGCTTCCTACGATTGCTAGTATTTGCGGCAAAATCTTTTTTGAAAGCGTAAATTCTAATTTCCAGAGAACCTTGTTG GGCGGAATGGCGTTTATAACAATCAAAGGCGCGTTTAAAATATACCATAAACAACAGCAGTACGTTCGCCAATGTCAGAGACGAATTATGGATTACACGGACAGCAATATTGCATTATATCGAAGACATCAAAATGGCGAAAGTACGATCAGCTAA
- the LOC124174331 gene encoding 2-aminoethanethiol dioxygenase: MASRMEILWKQALKTFAGRNSMGYRLCQKNFELLRSLMNKVTAADVRLDRDVLESVQMQSAPMCVVDIFENQDITIAIFILKQGVTMPMHDHPGMHGLLKVIAGTVKIDSFTLEISGDHIMEPNTGYTAIKHPGMLVKDTDDACVLTPREKNLHQISCIDGPAAFLDILSPPYDGEEYGNMRPCTFFRITGSIRSTESGEKSEKVQLVPSESPPDFFSISLEYLGPQLR; this comes from the exons ATGGCGTCAAGAATGGAGATACTGTGGAAACAAGCGTTGAAAACTTTCGCAGGTCGTAACTCCATGGGATACAGACTTTGTCAAAAGAATTTTGAACTACTACGGAGTTTAATGAACAAAGTAACAGCTGCTGACGTAAGATTGGATCGTGATGTTTTGGAATCTGTTCAAATGCAGTCAGCGCCCATGTGCGTTGTTGACATATTCGAAAATCAAGACATTACCATCGCGATATTTATATTGAAGCAAGGTGTAACAATGCCAATGCATGATCACCCAGGAATGCACGGCTTGCTGAAG GTCATCGCTGGGACTGTGAAGATAGACAGCTTTACGCTTGAAATCAGCGGAGATCATATAATGGAACCGAACACTGGTTATACCGCGATTAAGCATCCAGGAATGTTGGTCAAAGACACAGATGACGCATGTGTCTTGACACctagagagaaaaatcttcATCAAATCTCTTGCATCGACGGTCCTGCTGCGTTTTTGGATATATTGAGCCCGCCGTATGACGGCGAAGAATATGGAAATATGCGTCCATGTACATTTTTCAGAATAACTGGAAGTATCAGATCAACAGAATCTGGAGAAAAGTCAGAGAAGGTGCAGTTAGTACCCAGCGAAAGTCcgccagattttttttctataagtTTAGAATACTTGGGACCTCAACTAAGGTGA
- the LOC124174327 gene encoding hexosaminidase D-like yields MARRKVPGSLTIVIMVLFTLLVIIYHILSDDVEDISAGRVKVEGVYPPNDLNESPFGFATQQQHDADILTNSKSRLAYLKHEQSYEEVVPLFKGHKIVHLDLKGAPPTVKYYRYLFPLLHRLGATGILIEYEDMFPFNGEVENIRALNSYSRRDIVEIQKLAKNSDLEIIPLIQTFGHFEFVLKLEKYKDLREVARYPQVLCPSHNKTLPLLYEMLDQVIGAHPNIKHFHIGADEVYQLAECSRCFEVLERNKWDKQQLFLSHVVRVATYIKKKYPTVKVLMWDDEFRDISVQEITDSGLNKLIEPVVWKYTTDPKVSLTENMWENYVELWPESVWIATAFKGATAPDRYYTDISYHLRNHEGWLEIIRKYSSRIKFKGVFLTGWQRYDHFSVLCDLLPSAIPSLAVNLAVLKSSTLYDFPHDIPDNILKILNCETPVTLSIPEPQFGWTYCGFHGSMIYSIILRLHTLNQEIARMEQDSTFKGWVKEYNLNYAFSNPSHIEHALSSLGEYKNEIIYIETDMRKAMEDIYDNYTIDEWIETYVEPLNEKLTKLLALKNRILERDSWPRRPLTKHEL; encoded by the coding sequence ATGGCACGGCGCAAAGTACCAGGTTCTCTGACAATCGTTATAATGGTTCTCTTCACCCTGTTAGTGATTATTTATCACATATTAAGCGACGACGTCGAAGACATATCTGCAGGCAGGGTCAAAGTCGAGGGCGTCTATCCTCCTAACGATTTAAACGAAAGTCCTTTTGGCTTTGCTACACAGCAGCAGCATGACGCCGATATATTGACGAATTCCAAGAGTAGGCTGGCATATTTGAAACATGAACAAAGCTACGAGGAAGTTGTGCCTCTGTTCAAAGGACACAAAATCGTTCACTTGGACTTGAAGGGCGCTCCGCCTACCGTAAAGTATTACAGATATTTATTCCCATTGTTGCACAGACTGGGGGCTACTGGTATTTTGATCGAGTACGAAGACATGTTTCCATTCAACGGCGAAGTAGAGAATATCAGAGCTTTGAATTCTTACAGTCGTCGAGATATTGTAGAGATCCAAAAACTGGCAAAGAACAGTGATCTAGAAATTATACCGCTGATACAAACTTTTGGCCACTTTGAGTTTGTACTAAAATTGGAGAAATACAAGGATCTGCGAGAAGTTGCTCGTTATCCTCAAGTACTCTGTCCGTCGCACAACAAAACGCTTCCTCTTCTTTACGAAATGCTGGACCAAGTTATCGGCGCTCATCCAAATATCAAGCACTTCCATATCGGAGCTGATGAAGTTTATCAACTCGCCGAATGCTCCAGATGCTTTGAGGTTTTGGAAAGAAATAAGTGGGATAAACAGCAGCTGTTCCTTTCTCATGTGGTGAGAGTAGCAAcctatattaaaaaaaaatatcctacAGTGAAGGTTCTAATGTGGGATGACGAGTTCAGGGATATATCTGTGCAAGAAATTACCGATAGTGGGTTGAACAAACTGATAGAGCCAGTAGTCTGGAAATATACTACAGATCCAAAAGTATCTCTGACAGAAAATATGTGGGAGAATTATGTTGAACTTTGGCCAGAAAGTGTGTGGATCGCGACAGCGTTCAAGGGTGCTACGGCACCGGATCGTTATTATACCGACATTTCTTATCATTTGAGAAATCACGAGGGTTGGCTGGAAATAATTCGCAAATACTCttccaggattaaatttaaGGGTGTCTTTTTGACTGGGTGGCAAAGATACGACCATTTCAGCGTTCTCTGCGATTTGCTTCCTTCCGCTATTCCATCTCTAGCTGTGAACTTGGCAGTTTTGAAATCGTCAACGCTGTACGATTTTCCACACGATATTCctgataatattttgaaaattcttaatTGCGAAACGCCGGTGACTTTGTCTATACCTGAGCCACAATTTGGCTGGACATATTGCGGCTTTCATGGGTCAATGATATATTCCATCATCTTACGATTACATACGCTAAACCAAGAAATTGCCAGAATGGAACAGGACAGTACATTCAAGGGGTGGGTAAAAGAGTATAATTTGAACTACGCTTTTTCCAATCCTAGTCACATAGAACATGCATTGAGTAGCTTAGGcgagtataaaaatgaaataatatacattGAGACAGACATGCGGAAGGCAATGGAAGACATCTACGATAATTATACAATTGATGAGTGGATTGAAACTTATGTAGAGCCTTTGAATGAAAAGTTGACCAAACTTTTGGCGCTTAAGAATAGAATATTAGAACGTGATAGTTGGCCGAGAAGGCCATTAACGAAGCATGAGCTTTAA
- the LOC124174330 gene encoding ras-related protein Rab-28-like → MSDSEEELFEKRLKFVLVGDTGAGKTSIATRYCNGEFTRHYTPTAGVDFFLKNISLGDYKSITLHIWDVGGLSLHGNMLDKYIFGAHVILFVYDVTNASSFEILGEWIETVRKVNEVLEAQPVLAIIGNKCDMEHQRSVKRDKSHMFAAESGIPCHDVSARTGESITMRVASLAAEVLGICVTKADRGFYKPIVQSVTDDTLTSKQIPSTALKKCAKKHAKKLHKTESNSELPPSKSSICSLQ, encoded by the exons ATGTCTGACTCGGAGGAAGAACTCTTTGAAAAACGATTGAAATTCGTTCTCGTAGGGGATACCGGAGCTGGAAAA acCAGTATAGCGACGCGATACTGCAATGGCGAATTTACTAGACACTATACGCCGACAGCCGGTGTTGACTTCTTTTTAAAGAACATCAGTCTAGGAGACTACAAAAGTATCACCCTTCACATTTGGGATGTTGGCGGATTATCGTTACATGGAAATATGCTGGACAAGTACATTTTTGGCGCACAC GTAATTCTGTTTGTCTATGACGTGACAAACGCTTCGAGTTTCGAAATTCTTGGAGAATGGATTGAAACGGTAAGAAAAGTGAACGAGGTACTCGAAGCACAACCAGTTTTGGCAATAATAGGAAATAAGTGTGATATGGAACATCAGAGGAGTGTTAAAAGAGACAAGTCCCACATGTTCGCAGCTGAAAGCGGGATACCGTGTCACGACGTTTCAGCTAGAACCGGCGAATCG ataACAATGCGCGTCGCAAGTTTGGCTGCCGAAGTATTAGGTATTTGCGTCACAAAAGCTGATCGAGGATTTTACAAACCTATAGTGCAGTCCGTGACCGATGATACCTTGACCTCAAAACAAATACCGTCGACGGCTTTAAAAAAATGCGCAAAGAAACACGCGAAAAAACTTCATAAGACTGAGTCTAATTCTGAGCTTCCACCTTCGAAATCGAGTATTTGTTCCTTGCAGTAG